The following are encoded together in the Sphingomonas insulae genome:
- a CDS encoding pyridoxal-dependent decarboxylase, exosortase A system-associated, whose amino-acid sequence MKPMGPLPPEFAGQSGPLTIAGVAATDWAADTPVFVYDAAIVAARVARFRAAFAGIDLHYAIKANPLPALLERVAPLVDGLDVASGGELELALAVKPATAISFAGPGKRDGELIGAIRAGATLNVESEGEAERALRLGDELGVAPRLAVRVNPDVELRGSGMKMGGRPSPFGVDAVRAAALVRRIVAGGADWRGFHIYAGSQALDAGAIIDTQAATLALAERLADEAGHRPPLVNLGGGFGIPYFAGDVPLDIERVGTALTAAVADSALTAAGTGYAIELGRWLVGEAGVYLTRIVDRKESQGETFLVTDGGLNHQLAASGNFGTVVRRNYPLALARDVGGTPIEAVSVVGPLCTPLDRLGDRIGLPHADPGDLIAVFLAGAYGATASPAGFLGHPPAREVVAG is encoded by the coding sequence ATGAAACCGATGGGGCCGCTGCCGCCCGAATTCGCCGGTCAGTCGGGGCCGCTGACCATCGCCGGCGTGGCCGCAACCGATTGGGCGGCGGACACGCCGGTCTTCGTCTACGACGCCGCCATCGTCGCTGCGCGCGTCGCCCGGTTCCGTGCCGCCTTCGCCGGCATCGACCTGCATTATGCGATCAAGGCCAATCCGCTGCCGGCGTTGCTGGAACGGGTCGCGCCGCTGGTCGATGGCCTCGATGTCGCATCGGGGGGCGAACTGGAACTGGCGCTGGCGGTGAAGCCGGCGACGGCGATCAGCTTCGCCGGCCCCGGCAAGCGCGATGGCGAACTGATCGGCGCGATCCGGGCGGGGGCGACGCTCAACGTCGAATCGGAAGGGGAGGCGGAGCGGGCGCTGCGGCTGGGCGACGAACTGGGCGTCGCGCCGCGGCTGGCGGTACGCGTCAATCCGGACGTGGAATTGCGCGGATCGGGGATGAAGATGGGCGGCCGGCCGTCCCCCTTCGGTGTCGACGCGGTGCGCGCCGCCGCGCTGGTGCGGCGGATCGTCGCGGGCGGCGCGGACTGGCGCGGCTTCCACATCTACGCCGGCAGCCAGGCGTTGGATGCCGGCGCGATTATTGACACACAGGCAGCGACGCTCGCTCTGGCCGAGCGACTGGCGGACGAGGCGGGGCACCGCCCGCCGCTGGTCAATCTGGGCGGCGGCTTCGGCATCCCCTATTTCGCCGGCGACGTGCCGCTGGACATCGAACGGGTCGGCACCGCGCTGACCGCGGCGGTGGCGGACAGCGCATTGACCGCGGCGGGCACGGGTTATGCGATCGAACTCGGCCGCTGGCTGGTCGGGGAGGCGGGCGTCTACCTGACCCGCATCGTCGATCGGAAGGAGAGCCAGGGCGAAACCTTCCTGGTGACCGATGGCGGCCTCAACCATCAGCTGGCCGCATCGGGCAATTTCGGCACCGTCGTACGCCGCAACTATCCGCTGGCACTCGCCCGCGACGTTGGTGGTACGCCGATTGAGGCGGTGTCGGTGGTCGGGCCGCTGTGCACGCCGCTCGACCGGCTCGGCGATCGGATCGGCCTGCCGCATGCCGACCCGGGCGATCTGATCGCGGTGTTCCTGGCGGGAGCCTATGGCGCCACGGCCAGCCCGGCGGGCTTCCTCGGCCATCCGCCTGCGCGAGAGGTCGTCGCCGGCTAG
- a CDS encoding DUF4879 domain-containing protein has translation MIRTLPTTLAALATLVGLGVVAAPAVGQSAPPLTELQIVAVTSASQAERIAPDQRETARHHAGPVTVVVRGKGIGRARLIRLNGAVAMPPSTTRALCGPAVTAGACKPGETTTGVETTYHLGVLPRGTSVMVQDTSANLPAVTLTSEITID, from the coding sequence ATGATCCGCACCCTGCCCACCACCCTTGCCGCCCTCGCCACCCTCGTCGGCCTCGGCGTCGTTGCAGCTCCTGCCGTCGGCCAGTCGGCACCGCCGCTGACCGAATTGCAGATCGTCGCCGTGACCTCGGCCAGCCAGGCGGAGCGGATCGCCCCCGACCAGCGCGAAACGGCGCGGCATCATGCCGGGCCGGTCACCGTCGTCGTGCGCGGCAAGGGCATCGGCCGCGCCCGGCTGATCCGGCTGAACGGCGCCGTCGCGATGCCGCCGTCCACCACCCGCGCGCTGTGCGGACCGGCCGTCACCGCCGGGGCGTGCAAGCCCGGCGAGACGACGACGGGGGTGGAGACGACCTATCACCTGGGCGTGCTGCCACGCGGCACGTCGGTGATGGTCCAGGACACGTCGGCCAACCTGCCTGCGGTGACGCTGACCAGCGAGATCACGATCGACTGA
- a CDS encoding XrtA/PEP-CTERM system exopolysaccharide export protein, which translates to MRSGVPVRVLLAVGAAASALSGCSSGSGHPELPPASYVASKEQPGEEYVIGPLDQLNVFVWRNPELSAKIQVRPDGRITTPLINDMPAVGKTPSMLAADMKQALGQYVKDPIVSVIVENFSGTYSQQVRIIGATEKPASIPYRANMTLLDAMIAVGGLNQYAAGNKAKLVRHDRDTGKQSEYQLKISDLLKKGDSSANVSLQPGDVIIIPESMF; encoded by the coding sequence ATGCGTTCCGGTGTTCCCGTCCGTGTCCTGCTTGCCGTCGGTGCCGCCGCATCGGCGCTGTCCGGCTGTTCGAGCGGCAGCGGCCATCCGGAACTGCCGCCGGCGTCCTATGTCGCGAGCAAGGAACAGCCGGGCGAGGAATATGTCATCGGTCCGCTCGATCAGCTCAACGTGTTCGTCTGGCGCAATCCGGAACTGTCGGCGAAGATCCAGGTGCGCCCCGACGGTCGCATCACCACGCCGCTGATCAACGACATGCCCGCGGTCGGCAAGACGCCCTCGATGCTGGCCGCCGACATGAAGCAGGCACTGGGTCAATATGTGAAGGACCCGATCGTCTCCGTCATCGTCGAGAATTTCTCCGGCACCTACAGCCAGCAGGTCCGCATCATCGGCGCGACCGAAAAGCCGGCTTCGATCCCGTATCGCGCCAATATGACGCTGCTCGACGCGATGATCGCGGTCGGCGGGCTGAACCAATATGCCGCGGGCAACAAGGCAAAGCTGGTCCGCCACGATCGCGATACCGGCAAGCAGAGCGAGTATCAGCTGAAGATCTCGGACCTCCTGAAAAAGGGTGATTCGAGCGCCAACGTCAGCCTTCAGCCGGGCGACGTCATCATCATCCCCGAATCCATGTTCTGA
- a CDS encoding XrtA system polysaccharide chain length determinant gives MNGIYDEVRLALHAIWTRRWLALAVAWGVCVAGWFVVSQMPSRYESRARVFVQMQSILPASMDAPAQTQQKDVDTIRQTLISAVNLEKVVRGTDLAQTVSSDRDVADRVAGLATAIKVESQQDNLFQITTTASSPKLARAITQKLIDIFVEQNLGRDRSQTTQSLDFLNKQLDQLQKQLSDADAKRSDFQTRYLGSLPGTGSVSDRIGASRSQMAQVDGDLAAAQSSLAAVQGQMAGTAQTIPGMGGAAAGPARAALNAIQGQLADARARGYTDQHPDVIALKRQLSAAQAAARGEPLGGGTAGTPNPLYLSLQSMLADKQSAVAALRMRKAQLQGDLDQLNAKLSGDPEVAAEQGQIDRDYQVLKDQYDQLLTQRQQIALRGQAQTQTDNVKFSVIDPPTMPRAPTAPNRMLLLTGVLIAGLAAGVGAAFALGQLRATFATGPRLEKATGMPVIGSIGEVVTRVQADQRARRLKLFMGGAAGLAAAYVLLLGVEVLQRGMAA, from the coding sequence ATGAACGGCATCTACGACGAAGTGCGGCTGGCGCTGCATGCGATCTGGACGCGGCGCTGGCTGGCGCTTGCGGTCGCCTGGGGCGTGTGCGTGGCCGGCTGGTTCGTCGTCAGCCAGATGCCCAGCCGCTACGAATCGCGCGCGCGCGTCTTCGTGCAGATGCAATCGATCCTGCCGGCGTCGATGGATGCCCCGGCGCAGACGCAGCAGAAGGATGTCGACACGATCCGCCAGACGCTGATCAGCGCGGTCAATCTGGAGAAGGTGGTGCGCGGCACCGACCTCGCCCAGACGGTGTCGAGCGATCGCGACGTCGCCGATCGCGTCGCCGGCCTCGCCACCGCGATCAAGGTCGAGAGCCAGCAGGACAATCTGTTCCAGATCACGACGACGGCAAGCAGCCCCAAGCTCGCCCGCGCGATCACGCAGAAGCTGATCGACATCTTCGTGGAGCAGAATCTGGGCCGCGACCGCAGCCAGACCACGCAGAGCCTCGACTTCCTCAACAAGCAACTCGACCAGTTGCAGAAGCAATTGTCGGACGCGGACGCCAAGAGGTCCGATTTCCAGACGCGCTATCTCGGATCGCTGCCGGGTACCGGCAGCGTCAGCGATCGCATCGGCGCCTCGCGCAGCCAGATGGCGCAGGTCGACGGCGACCTTGCCGCGGCACAGTCCAGTCTCGCCGCGGTGCAGGGCCAGATGGCCGGCACGGCGCAGACGATTCCCGGCATGGGCGGGGCTGCCGCCGGGCCGGCACGCGCCGCCCTGAACGCCATCCAGGGCCAGCTCGCCGATGCGCGGGCGCGTGGCTACACGGATCAGCACCCCGACGTCATCGCTCTGAAGCGGCAATTGTCCGCGGCGCAGGCGGCGGCCAGGGGCGAGCCGTTGGGCGGCGGCACCGCGGGCACGCCCAATCCGCTGTACCTGTCGCTGCAATCGATGCTCGCGGACAAGCAGTCCGCGGTTGCGGCGCTGCGCATGCGCAAGGCCCAGTTGCAGGGCGACCTCGATCAGCTCAACGCCAAGCTGTCGGGGGATCCGGAAGTCGCTGCCGAACAGGGCCAGATCGATCGCGACTATCAGGTGCTGAAAGACCAGTATGACCAGCTGCTGACCCAGCGCCAGCAGATCGCGTTGCGCGGCCAGGCGCAGACGCAGACCGACAACGTCAAGTTTTCCGTCATCGATCCGCCGACGATGCCGCGGGCACCGACCGCGCCCAACCGGATGCTGCTGCTGACCGGCGTGCTGATCGCGGGGCTGGCGGCGGGTGTCGGCGCCGCCTTTGCCCTGGGGCAGTTGCGGGCGACGTTCGCGACGGGGCCACGCCTTGAAAAGGCCACCGGCATGCCGGTGATCGGGTCGATCGGCGAAGTGGTGACGCGGGTGCAGGCAGATCAACGTGCCAGGCGGCTGAAGCTGTTCATGGGCGGGGCCGCGGGGCTGGCGGCGGCTTACGTGCTGTTGCTCGGCGTCGAGGTGCTTCAGCGCGGCATGGCGGCGTGA
- a CDS encoding AAA family ATPase, protein MMHEPIRRDSLLERAARTYDFGAQLRARAPQHAPVPDVADVADVPEARPVIAPVVPIAAAPPVDTPDAPEMDATFFAIPPELRAPVGHELPDSFYDTPELTDIAGIDRGMLAEAGMIVPGAPVGPLAEEFRLIKRQLLITRERVAQAANGSGQADKARTALVCSARPGDGKTFCAVNLALSMAAERDTEVLLVDADFAKPDVLAQLGMAEQPGLLDALADSRIDVESLVIRTDVGGLSILPAGTKTATDTELLASARTRTVLARLLEANPRRIVIFDSPPALAASPAAVLAMLVGQVILVVRADRTPETELREAVQRLDGCDEIALVLNAVSFVPGGHRYGTYYGQETGK, encoded by the coding sequence ATGATGCACGAACCCATCCGCCGTGACTCGCTGCTCGAACGCGCTGCCAGGACCTATGATTTCGGTGCACAGCTGCGCGCCCGGGCGCCGCAGCATGCGCCGGTGCCGGACGTGGCGGACGTGGCGGACGTGCCGGAAGCCCGCCCGGTCATCGCGCCGGTCGTGCCAATCGCCGCGGCGCCACCGGTCGATACGCCCGATGCGCCGGAGATGGACGCCACCTTTTTTGCGATCCCGCCGGAATTGCGCGCACCGGTCGGACACGAGCTTCCGGACTCCTTCTACGATACCCCCGAACTCACCGATATCGCGGGGATCGACCGCGGCATGCTGGCCGAGGCGGGGATGATCGTGCCGGGCGCGCCGGTCGGGCCGCTGGCGGAGGAATTCCGGCTTATCAAGCGGCAGCTGCTCATTACCCGCGAACGCGTGGCGCAGGCCGCGAACGGTTCCGGGCAGGCGGACAAGGCGCGCACGGCATTGGTGTGTTCGGCGCGGCCGGGCGACGGCAAGACGTTCTGCGCCGTCAACCTGGCACTCTCGATGGCGGCCGAACGCGACACCGAAGTCCTGCTGGTCGATGCCGATTTTGCCAAGCCGGATGTGCTGGCGCAACTCGGCATGGCGGAACAGCCCGGATTGCTCGACGCGCTGGCGGACAGCCGCATCGATGTCGAAAGCCTGGTGATCCGTACCGATGTGGGCGGTCTGTCGATCCTGCCTGCGGGGACCAAGACGGCAACCGACACGGAATTGCTCGCATCCGCGCGGACCCGCACCGTGCTGGCTCGCCTGCTCGAAGCCAATCCGCGCCGCATCGTGATCTTCGATTCGCCGCCGGCGCTGGCGGCATCGCCGGCGGCGGTGCTCGCGATGCTGGTGGGGCAGGTGATCCTCGTCGTGCGCGCCGATCGCACGCCGGAAACCGAATTGCGCGAAGCGGTGCAGCGCCTCGATGGCTGCGACGAGATCGCGTTGGTGTTGAACGCCGTATCGTTCGTGCCGGGGGGGCATCGCTACGGCACCTATTACGGGCAGGAGACAGGCAAGTGA
- a CDS encoding ExeA family protein translates to MYDEHFGLTGRPFQLTPDARFWYETATHRKAMAYLGYGLAQGEGFVVVTGDIGAGKTTLVGHLTGMLDPAALNVITIVSTAIPADDLLRIVATGLGVDPSGLAKAQLLTAIERGLHAVARTGRRTLLIVDEAQALPVDALEELRMLSNFQAGGHALLQILLLGQPEFRERLHGSDRLEQLRQRVIAIHHLEAMEPNEVSDYIAHRLSVVGWQGRPDFADDAFEAMYHGSGGVPRRLNQLAGRVMLHAAIEGLEMIDGRVVRGVLRDLHADLPMLAVDAPPAAEPEAAEPLPQPVVAPEPLPQSAAAPEPLPQSVAAAEPEREIRPIVEETTVRRFVPRTVQWLEPIDEPEAAEEGIETGDADPAPADPAPEPASMSVTEERIAALEERIAEQEAALRRVLTLLVDWVEADRGEVAAAASAMVAGAAEINPDHVPIRAPAAWDHAA, encoded by the coding sequence ATGTACGACGAGCATTTTGGCCTGACCGGCCGGCCGTTCCAGCTGACGCCGGATGCGCGGTTCTGGTACGAAACCGCGACGCACCGCAAGGCGATGGCGTACCTTGGCTATGGCCTCGCACAGGGCGAGGGCTTCGTCGTCGTCACCGGCGATATCGGCGCGGGCAAGACGACGTTGGTCGGGCATCTGACCGGCATGCTCGACCCCGCGGCGCTCAACGTCATCACCATCGTGTCGACCGCGATCCCCGCCGACGACCTGCTCCGCATCGTCGCGACCGGATTGGGCGTCGACCCGTCCGGCCTCGCCAAGGCGCAGCTGCTGACCGCGATCGAACGCGGCCTGCACGCGGTGGCGCGCACCGGGCGGCGTACGCTGCTGATCGTCGATGAGGCGCAGGCATTGCCGGTCGATGCGCTGGAAGAATTGCGCATGCTGTCCAATTTCCAGGCGGGCGGCCATGCCTTGTTGCAGATCCTGCTGCTCGGCCAGCCCGAATTCCGTGAGCGTCTGCATGGCTCCGACCGGCTGGAACAGCTGCGTCAGCGCGTCATCGCGATCCATCATCTGGAAGCGATGGAGCCGAACGAGGTGTCCGACTATATCGCCCACCGACTGTCGGTCGTTGGCTGGCAGGGGCGTCCGGATTTCGCCGACGATGCCTTCGAGGCGATGTATCACGGGTCGGGCGGGGTACCGCGGCGGCTTAATCAGCTCGCCGGGCGGGTGATGCTGCATGCCGCGATCGAGGGGCTGGAGATGATCGACGGGCGGGTGGTGCGCGGCGTGCTGCGCGATCTCCACGCCGATTTGCCGATGCTGGCCGTCGATGCACCGCCGGCCGCGGAGCCCGAGGCGGCGGAACCCCTGCCGCAACCCGTTGTGGCGCCTGAACCCCTGCCGCAATCCGCAGCAGCGCCTGAACCCCTGCCGCAATCCGTTGCGGCGGCTGAGCCGGAACGGGAAATCAGGCCGATCGTGGAAGAAACGACGGTCCGCCGTTTCGTGCCGCGCACCGTCCAGTGGCTCGAGCCCATCGACGAACCGGAAGCGGCCGAAGAGGGGATCGAGACAGGGGACGCCGACCCGGCGCCTGCCGATCCCGCACCAGAACCGGCGTCGATGTCGGTGACCGAGGAACGTATCGCAGCGCTGGAAGAGCGGATCGCGGAGCAGGAGGCGGCATTGCGCCGCGTGCTGACGCTGCTGGTCGACTGGGTCGAGGCGGATCGCGGCGAAGTTGCCGCGGCGGCCTCCGCGATGGTGGCCGGCGCTGCCGAGATCAACCCGGATCACGTTCCCATCCGCGCTCCGGCGGCGTGGGACCATGCCGCGTA